One Nostoc punctiforme PCC 73102 DNA window includes the following coding sequences:
- a CDS encoding DUF2382 domain-containing protein, with translation MVLYKLEDFEPNYRDAFEGHDISGLGVYTQGTDEKIGTVSDVLVDEEGHFRYLVVDLGFWIFGKKVLLPIGRARIDYNVDRVYTIGLTREQAEDLPEFNERQALDYDYEERVRGVYRQPAYSTNTLDASAPVEASIPVDTTYQPATTTPIYNRDSYNYEHEPSLFGLNEQDHQTLRLYEERLIASKHRQKTGEVSIGKRVETDTARVAVPVERERVVIERVTPVDAGTAVSGREADFREGEVARLEIHEETPDVRKEAFLREEVRVRKVVDQDTVETQETVRREELDVNSGNLPIEER, from the coding sequence ATGGTACTCTACAAATTAGAAGATTTTGAGCCTAACTATCGTGATGCATTTGAAGGTCACGATATTTCTGGGCTTGGGGTTTATACACAAGGTACTGATGAAAAAATTGGCACTGTCAGCGATGTTTTAGTTGACGAAGAAGGTCATTTTCGCTATTTAGTTGTTGACTTAGGCTTCTGGATTTTTGGTAAAAAAGTATTACTACCAATTGGTCGTGCCCGTATCGACTATAACGTCGATCGCGTCTACACAATTGGCTTGACTAGAGAGCAAGCGGAAGATTTACCTGAGTTCAATGAACGTCAAGCGCTTGATTACGATTACGAAGAACGGGTGCGTGGCGTATATCGTCAACCAGCATATTCCACCAATACTTTAGATGCATCAGCACCTGTAGAAGCATCAATACCTGTAGATACAACCTATCAGCCAGCGACGACTACGCCAATTTATAATCGTGATAGCTACAATTACGAACATGAGCCTTCTTTATTCGGGTTAAATGAGCAAGATCATCAAACTCTGAGATTGTATGAAGAACGGCTGATTGCCAGCAAACATCGCCAAAAAACTGGAGAAGTATCCATTGGCAAGCGTGTTGAAACTGATACTGCACGGGTTGCAGTGCCAGTAGAAAGAGAGCGAGTTGTGATTGAACGTGTAACTCCAGTAGATGCAGGTACTGCCGTTTCTGGACGCGAAGCAGATTTCCGTGAAGGCGAAGTTGCTCGTCTAGAAATCCATGAAGAAACTCCTGATGTTCGTAAAGAAGCATTTTTGCGTGAAGAAGTCAGAGTTAGAAAGGTGGTCGATCAAGACACAGTTGAAACGCAAGAAACTGTGCGACGTGAAGAGCTAGATGTGAATTCTGGTAATCTTCCCATTGAAGAACGCTAA